One Roseimaritima multifibrata DNA window includes the following coding sequences:
- a CDS encoding Gfo/Idh/MocA family oxidoreductase, protein MLPPSRRSFLKSASIAGAAVALPALQYSRVYGANSRLRIASVGTGGKGWSDLNGVAASPEVDVVGLCNIDSSKAHLGQAAEKYSAARTYADWRKLLDESKDIDGVMVSTPDFMHAPISLAAMQLGKHVFCQKPLTHTVFEARQMQLAAKKYKSVTQMCNQIQSHSAYRTAVNIVHTGLIGKVKEVHSWQSGSPSWPRHIPRPAGSDPVPASVDWDLWQGVAAERPYKAGMYHAFQWRGWQDYGTGQLGDFGCHILDPVFKSLKLGSPKKLTAQAPGLFPETWTDWATVHYTFPGTEYTVGDDLSVTWYDGVGVRPPREKLAGIPEGYKLPGAGSVLIGEKGTLVIPHVAMPKVFPEASFPADKVPVVEGVDHYTQWADACRGVGETTSHFDYAGPLTETVLLGTIGIRFPEQELEWNGEKMEITNFPQGQAYITKPYRKGWEPTWIA, encoded by the coding sequence ATGCTCCCTCCAAGTCGTCGATCGTTTCTCAAGTCCGCTTCGATTGCAGGTGCCGCAGTTGCCCTGCCCGCTCTTCAATATTCACGCGTTTATGGAGCCAATAGTCGGCTAAGAATCGCCAGTGTTGGAACCGGCGGAAAGGGCTGGAGCGATTTAAACGGAGTCGCGGCCAGTCCTGAAGTCGATGTGGTGGGGCTCTGTAATATCGATTCATCGAAGGCCCATCTTGGGCAGGCCGCCGAAAAGTATAGCGCTGCCCGTACCTATGCAGATTGGCGAAAACTGTTAGACGAATCCAAAGACATTGATGGGGTAATGGTTTCGACCCCGGACTTCATGCATGCTCCGATTTCGCTGGCTGCAATGCAGTTGGGGAAACATGTTTTTTGCCAAAAACCGCTGACACACACCGTTTTTGAAGCTCGCCAAATGCAATTGGCAGCCAAAAAATACAAATCGGTTACACAGATGTGTAATCAAATTCAATCGCATTCGGCTTATCGAACCGCGGTGAACATCGTGCACACCGGTTTGATTGGGAAAGTCAAAGAAGTGCACTCTTGGCAATCGGGTTCGCCCAGTTGGCCAAGGCATATCCCACGTCCAGCCGGCAGCGATCCTGTGCCTGCGAGTGTCGATTGGGATTTGTGGCAAGGGGTTGCCGCAGAACGTCCCTACAAAGCTGGGATGTACCACGCCTTTCAGTGGCGCGGTTGGCAGGATTACGGTACCGGTCAATTAGGTGACTTCGGATGTCATATTCTTGATCCTGTCTTCAAGTCGTTGAAGTTGGGCTCTCCTAAGAAATTGACGGCTCAGGCACCGGGGCTGTTCCCTGAAACTTGGACCGACTGGGCCACCGTCCATTACACTTTCCCCGGAACCGAATATACCGTGGGCGACGACTTGTCTGTCACGTGGTATGACGGAGTTGGTGTGCGGCCACCTCGCGAGAAGTTGGCAGGGATTCCTGAAGGCTACAAACTGCCAGGTGCCGGTTCCGTATTGATTGGCGAAAAAGGGACATTGGTGATCCCTCACGTCGCGATGCCCAAGGTCTTCCCCGAAGCCAGTTTCCCAGCCGACAAGGTTCCTGTCGTCGAAGGTGTTGATCACTACACGCAGTGGGCCGACGCCTGCCGCGGAGTGGGCGAGACCACCTCGCACTTCGATTACGCTGGTCCACTTACCGAAACCGTATTGCTGGGCACGATCGGCATCCGATTCCCAGAGCAGGAATTGGAGTGGAATGGTGAAAAAATGGAAATCACCAACTTCCCACAAGGCCAGGCATACATCACCAAGCCTTATCGCAAGGGCTGGGAACCAACCTGGATCGCCTAG
- a CDS encoding chloride channel protein, producing MRSFHMPAAGKWMLLAMLIGLLAGLAAILFETMISTAQHFALNRAAGFIMTEAEAQYSPLPDVEGELAPLGLLAVLTLGGLVAGWLTWRFAPEAAGPGTDATIDAYHNKRGDIATRIPIVKIITASITLGTGGSGGREGPIAQIGAGIGSWLAKRLHLSDRDRRILLATGMGAGVGAIFRAPLAGALFAGEILYRDAEFESDVIIPAAVASTIAYSVFCFSLPPEIRFVPVFGDEVQFVFNSPLELIPYGLLALVLVAAGVLYIKSYNWIQQGFQNIRLPLYVKTATGAFLAGLVGLGLYYSGGKNPQLLTVLSGGYGMLQSAFSAPEKIAISTLLAVAFIKMLTTSLTIGSGGSGGVFGPSLVIGGCIGGAVGKTLQGIAPYFVTQPAAFSVVGMAGFFAGCARAPFSTILMVTEMTGNYQLLLPTMWVSTLCFLMMRPWTLYAKQVPTRLDSPAHRGDFIVDVLEGMIVEDVYQHHRKLRMIQESTSLNEIVHLLAKTSQRYFPVVDKQEKLVGIFSSDDVRSYLYDDVIWEIANARDVMSTPVITITPQDDLNTALSRFTSLNIDELPVVAPEDPQTILGVLRRKETIAAYNRRRLEHKQATADAAR from the coding sequence ATGCGTAGCTTTCATATGCCAGCCGCGGGAAAATGGATGCTGCTGGCGATGCTGATCGGGTTGCTCGCGGGGCTGGCGGCGATTCTGTTTGAAACGATGATTAGCACTGCCCAGCACTTCGCACTGAATCGGGCGGCCGGATTCATCATGACCGAGGCCGAAGCACAGTATTCACCACTGCCCGATGTCGAAGGCGAACTGGCCCCGCTTGGCCTACTGGCAGTCCTAACCCTTGGCGGACTGGTCGCCGGCTGGCTCACTTGGCGGTTTGCTCCCGAGGCCGCTGGTCCGGGAACCGATGCGACGATCGATGCCTACCACAATAAGCGTGGAGATATCGCGACGCGGATCCCGATCGTCAAAATCATCACGGCGTCGATCACTTTGGGTACCGGCGGATCCGGGGGCCGAGAAGGCCCGATTGCTCAAATCGGTGCGGGAATCGGTTCCTGGCTTGCGAAACGGTTACACCTATCCGACCGCGACCGACGAATCCTATTGGCCACCGGAATGGGCGCGGGCGTCGGAGCCATTTTCCGAGCTCCACTAGCCGGCGCGTTATTTGCCGGAGAAATCCTGTACCGCGACGCCGAGTTCGAATCGGACGTGATCATTCCAGCGGCGGTCGCATCGACAATCGCTTACTCGGTCTTCTGTTTTTCGCTTCCACCGGAAATTCGATTTGTGCCGGTTTTTGGCGATGAAGTTCAGTTCGTTTTCAATTCGCCACTCGAGCTGATTCCCTACGGCCTGCTGGCGTTGGTCTTGGTCGCAGCCGGCGTCCTCTACATCAAATCGTATAACTGGATCCAGCAAGGATTCCAGAACATCCGTCTTCCTCTGTACGTCAAAACGGCGACCGGTGCATTCCTCGCCGGCTTGGTCGGCCTTGGACTTTATTATTCGGGCGGCAAGAACCCCCAATTATTGACCGTGCTCAGCGGCGGCTACGGGATGCTGCAATCCGCGTTTTCGGCGCCCGAGAAGATCGCGATTTCAACGTTACTGGCTGTCGCATTTATCAAAATGCTGACAACTTCGCTGACGATCGGTTCCGGGGGTTCCGGGGGCGTCTTTGGCCCGTCGCTCGTGATCGGCGGCTGCATTGGTGGGGCGGTTGGCAAGACGCTGCAGGGGATTGCACCTTACTTCGTAACCCAACCCGCCGCCTTTTCCGTGGTGGGAATGGCCGGCTTTTTTGCGGGCTGTGCGCGAGCCCCGTTCTCGACCATTTTGATGGTGACCGAGATGACCGGGAACTACCAACTACTGTTGCCGACCATGTGGGTATCGACGCTTTGCTTTCTGATGATGCGTCCCTGGACCCTATACGCCAAGCAGGTGCCGACCCGACTGGATTCGCCAGCCCACCGGGGCGACTTTATCGTTGATGTGCTGGAAGGAATGATCGTAGAAGATGTCTACCAGCATCATCGCAAACTGCGGATGATCCAAGAATCGACCAGCCTAAACGAAATCGTTCACCTGCTGGCAAAGACGTCGCAGCGATACTTTCCCGTGGTCGATAAACAGGAGAAGTTGGTCGGCATCTTTTCTTCCGATGACGTCCGTTCCTACCTATACGATGATGTTATCTGGGAAATCGCGAATGCTCGAGATGTGATGAGCACCCCGGTGATCACGATCACGCCGCAAGACGACCTGAATACGGCGCTTTCAAGATTCACTTCGCTGAACATCGACGAATTACCGGTTGTCGCCCCCGAAGACCCGCAAACAATCCTTGGTGTCCTACGGCGAAAGGAAACGATCGCCGCCTACAACCGACGCCGCCTGGAACACAAACAAGCGACCGCGGACGCCGCCCGCTAA
- a CDS encoding dienelactone hydrolase family protein — MRIQPLSHVDLPTASGPMRTHLFRPQREGRFPGVILFAEIYQMTEPIARTAAMIAGHGFLVAVPDVYHEFAEPGEAFAYDPVGTERGNDLKTTKELAHYDADARAVIDFFKEDPGCTGRTGAVGICLGGHLAFRAAMNPEVEAAVCFYATDIHKGSLGKGMADNTLARISEIKAEMMMIWGRQDPHIPMEGRRLIYDTMTAAETSFSWHEVNGEHAFMRDIGPRYDPALAQTLNGMMCEHFSTWLK, encoded by the coding sequence ATGCGAATCCAACCTCTCTCCCACGTAGACCTGCCTACCGCCAGTGGACCGATGCGAACGCACCTGTTTCGGCCTCAACGTGAAGGTCGATTCCCAGGCGTGATCTTGTTCGCCGAGATCTACCAGATGACTGAACCGATCGCTCGGACGGCAGCGATGATCGCCGGCCATGGTTTCTTGGTCGCGGTCCCGGACGTCTATCACGAGTTCGCCGAACCGGGAGAAGCGTTCGCGTATGATCCGGTAGGGACCGAACGCGGGAACGATTTAAAGACGACCAAAGAACTGGCCCATTACGATGCCGACGCGAGAGCGGTCATCGATTTCTTCAAGGAAGACCCAGGCTGCACCGGACGAACAGGAGCGGTCGGTATCTGCTTAGGAGGCCACCTCGCGTTCCGTGCCGCGATGAATCCAGAGGTCGAAGCAGCCGTCTGCTTCTATGCCACCGACATCCACAAGGGCAGCCTAGGCAAAGGGATGGCCGACAACACGCTGGCTAGGATTTCAGAAATCAAAGCCGAAATGATGATGATTTGGGGCCGACAAGACCCGCACATTCCGATGGAAGGTCGACGGCTGATTTACGACACGATGACCGCTGCCGAAACTTCGTTCTCATGGCACGAAGTGAATGGCGAGCATGCATTCATGCGCGATATCGGTCCTCGATACGACCCGGCGTTGGCGCAAACGTTGAACGGCATGATGTGCGAACACTTCTCGACCTGGCTTAAGTAA
- a CDS encoding sulfatase family protein has translation MSVKTRSRNLLWTSGLLVLIIAKGQVFAEDSTSSSAVNKPNILYIMSDDHAAHAISAYGGRLAEVAPTPNIDRLAKEGALFQNAFCTNSICSPSRACVLTGQYDHINGAFDLGGKVDPGKQMLAIQMGKAGYQTAMIGKWHLKSEPADFDYYCVLPGQGKYHSPEFRVRGDQEWGKNTVQYEGQHSTDAITDITIEWLQEGRDQEKPFFLMHHYKAPHDYFDNAERYESYLADVAIPEPETLWTRDPKFGSLATRGAYNELVPHIGTSIGGRNPRRSYLQDLPTLYPAEFPLNFDPANHTAEENTRLAYNAYLKKYLRCVKGIDDNLGRLFAHLEKTGELDNTIIIYTGDQGFMLGEHDYQDKRWMYEESQRMPFLVRYPAAIPAGQRLDSIIENVDYGPMMLDFAGADIPQDVQGRSFRKLLETGKEPADWKQEAYYRYWMHMAHHDNPGHVGIRTKTHKLIYFYGCNYDGGYQTPPGWELYDLVNDPFETQNLFADPEQQDLVQELKARLAATRLRVGDDGSHYPKCEAVLQEFWDYDAADQAKAKELSHQFLKRRLQELKEGKRNVRTIHGQ, from the coding sequence ATGAGTGTTAAAACGCGTTCCCGGAACCTGCTGTGGACAAGCGGACTGCTCGTATTGATTATCGCTAAGGGACAGGTGTTTGCTGAGGATTCGACAAGTTCCTCTGCGGTCAACAAGCCGAACATTCTTTACATCATGTCCGATGATCATGCTGCTCATGCAATCTCGGCTTACGGTGGGCGACTGGCGGAGGTTGCTCCGACTCCGAATATTGATCGCCTTGCCAAAGAGGGGGCGCTTTTTCAAAACGCCTTCTGCACGAATTCGATCTGTTCGCCTTCGCGTGCATGCGTCTTGACCGGCCAATACGATCACATCAACGGCGCTTTTGATTTGGGAGGCAAGGTCGATCCGGGCAAGCAGATGCTTGCCATTCAAATGGGCAAGGCTGGGTACCAGACCGCAATGATCGGCAAGTGGCACCTCAAGTCAGAGCCCGCTGATTTTGATTACTACTGCGTCCTGCCTGGGCAAGGTAAATACCATAGCCCTGAATTCCGAGTTCGCGGCGATCAGGAGTGGGGAAAAAATACCGTTCAGTATGAAGGCCAGCATTCGACCGATGCGATCACGGACATAACGATTGAATGGCTGCAGGAAGGACGTGATCAAGAGAAGCCGTTCTTCTTGATGCATCACTACAAAGCGCCGCACGATTACTTCGATAACGCGGAACGGTATGAGTCCTATCTGGCAGACGTCGCCATTCCCGAACCCGAAACTCTCTGGACGCGAGACCCGAAATTTGGATCGCTGGCAACTCGTGGAGCCTACAACGAACTGGTCCCTCACATCGGGACTTCGATCGGGGGGCGGAATCCAAGGCGTTCTTACCTGCAGGATTTGCCGACATTGTATCCCGCGGAATTTCCGCTGAACTTTGATCCCGCAAACCACACGGCCGAAGAGAATACGCGTTTGGCCTACAACGCTTATCTCAAAAAATACCTTCGCTGCGTCAAGGGAATTGATGACAATTTGGGGCGGTTGTTCGCTCATCTAGAAAAGACGGGTGAGCTGGATAATACGATCATTATCTACACCGGTGACCAAGGTTTCATGTTAGGCGAGCATGATTATCAAGATAAACGTTGGATGTACGAAGAATCCCAGCGGATGCCGTTTCTGGTCCGGTATCCCGCAGCGATCCCCGCGGGCCAACGTTTGGACAGCATTATCGAAAACGTTGATTACGGACCGATGATGCTCGATTTTGCGGGAGCCGATATCCCGCAGGACGTACAAGGACGTTCTTTTCGCAAGCTATTGGAAACGGGCAAGGAGCCAGCTGATTGGAAGCAGGAGGCATACTACCGCTACTGGATGCATATGGCTCATCATGACAATCCTGGGCATGTTGGAATCCGCACCAAGACTCATAAGCTGATCTATTTCTACGGTTGTAACTATGACGGTGGCTATCAGACTCCGCCCGGCTGGGAGCTGTATGATTTGGTCAATGATCCGTTTGAAACACAAAACCTATTTGCTGATCCAGAACAGCAAGATCTGGTTCAAGAATTGAAGGCCCGCTTGGCAGCGACCCGGTTGCGGGTCGGCGACGATGGTTCCCACTACCCCAAGTGTGAAGCGGTGTTGCAAGAATTTTGGGACTACGATGCCGCCGACCAAGCCAAGGCTAAAGAGTTGTCGCATCAGTTCCTGAAGCGTCGCCTGCAGGAACTGAAAGAGGGCAAGCGAAACGTGCGAACGATTCACGGCCAATAG
- a CDS encoding sulfatase, which translates to MNPTPAIFFIAMLLALVPQNLEAAKPNVLLICVDDLKPTLGCYGDSAALTPNIDALAQRGVLFEKAYCNQAVCAPSRNSLMTGLRPQTIGVYDLPTHFRKAAPDAITMTERFKKAGYHAAGLGKIYHIGHGNIDDKRSWSTPFWRGKAVSYADPENVAAIKPDAKGKKRGPSTESADVPDDTYRDGVIAAEAIRRLEAYQKDEDQPFFLAVGFAKPHLPFVAPKKYWDLFDPNQLPMPEVKVAPVDAPSFAGTRGGELMNYSDMQGLKKVDAKTTRHLIHGYYAATSYVDAQIGRVLSALDQLELSENTVVVLWGDHGWHLGDHGMWCKHTNYEQAAKIPLIVAAPGKASGVKTDAMVETVDIYPTLCELAGLPQPDSIDGLSFANVVQSPSDDARPYVTHVYPRGGKIGRAIRGPRYRMVEWKVAAAGPETAEVELYDYQLDPLETKNIAADNPQTVTALRAQLALQPEAKPQWKPVSQKAASKKKK; encoded by the coding sequence ATGAATCCGACTCCAGCGATCTTCTTCATCGCGATGCTTCTCGCTCTGGTGCCCCAGAATCTTGAAGCCGCAAAGCCCAATGTGTTGCTGATTTGCGTGGACGATTTAAAACCAACGCTTGGATGCTATGGTGACTCCGCAGCGCTAACCCCAAACATCGATGCATTGGCACAGCGTGGAGTGCTATTCGAAAAAGCCTACTGCAACCAAGCAGTCTGCGCCCCAAGCCGTAACTCCCTGATGACCGGACTACGTCCACAAACGATCGGAGTCTACGACCTGCCAACTCATTTTCGAAAAGCTGCCCCCGATGCGATCACGATGACGGAGCGATTTAAGAAGGCTGGCTATCATGCTGCAGGCCTGGGAAAAATCTACCATATCGGTCATGGGAACATTGATGACAAACGGTCATGGAGCACGCCGTTTTGGCGAGGCAAAGCGGTCAGTTATGCAGATCCTGAAAACGTTGCCGCGATAAAACCGGACGCGAAGGGAAAGAAACGTGGGCCCTCCACCGAATCTGCCGATGTCCCAGACGATACGTACCGCGATGGAGTGATCGCAGCCGAAGCGATCCGCCGCCTGGAAGCTTACCAAAAAGACGAAGACCAACCCTTCTTCCTAGCCGTCGGTTTTGCGAAACCGCACCTTCCGTTCGTCGCCCCTAAAAAGTACTGGGATCTGTTTGACCCAAACCAACTGCCGATGCCCGAAGTAAAGGTAGCTCCGGTCGATGCCCCCAGTTTCGCAGGGACTCGTGGTGGGGAACTGATGAATTACAGTGACATGCAAGGCCTTAAAAAAGTGGACGCCAAGACCACTCGTCACTTGATCCATGGCTACTACGCGGCGACCAGTTATGTGGATGCTCAAATCGGACGCGTCCTTTCCGCGCTCGATCAATTGGAACTGAGCGAAAACACGGTGGTGGTCCTATGGGGCGATCATGGCTGGCATCTTGGGGACCACGGAATGTGGTGCAAACATACGAACTATGAACAGGCCGCGAAGATCCCCTTAATCGTTGCCGCCCCTGGAAAGGCCAGCGGAGTCAAAACCGATGCGATGGTCGAAACCGTTGACATTTACCCGACCTTGTGCGAGCTAGCGGGTCTGCCACAACCGGATTCGATCGACGGGCTTAGCTTTGCAAATGTGGTTCAATCTCCCAGCGACGACGCTCGCCCCTATGTGACTCACGTCTACCCGCGTGGCGGGAAAATCGGACGAGCCATTCGAGGTCCGCGATACCGAATGGTCGAATGGAAAGTCGCCGCGGCAGGCCCAGAAACGGCCGAAGTCGAACTATACGACTACCAATTGGATCCACTGGAAACCAAAAACATCGCTGCGGACAATCCGCAAACCGTTACCGCACTCCGCGCACAACTTGCCCTACAACCTGAGGCAAAACCTCAATGGAAACCAGTGAGCCAAAAGGCGGCAAGCAAGAAAAAGAAATAG